The Lysinibacillus irui sequence AATAAGTGAACCAAGCCATCCCCATAATCCAAGCTTCTCACGATAAAAGAATACAGCTAACAGAGCAGTGAATATCGGAGTTGTTGAAACAAGTAAACTCGCAATCCCAGCACTAATCGTTTGCTCTCCATAATTTAGGGCTACTTGATACACGGTGAAACCTGAAAAGCCAAGTAATAAAATAATAGGGATATCTTTTAACTCAGGCAAAGGGGTTTTTGTAATAATTGCTATGATGATTAAGACAAATGAGCCTACTAATAACCGCAATAATGAAATATGTTCAGGCGAATAGGCTGACAATGCAACTCGTATTCCTGGAAAAGCTGATGCCCATAAAATGATTGTTATGAAATGAGCAGAAATAATCTTAAAATCAAGTGTTTTAAACATGAATACACCTCTTATCCAACCAATTAAATTTATAATTTCAATATTAATAGGTTTTTGCTAAAACTTCTCCAACCGGTTAAAATGAAAAAAACCAACCAGTCAGAAGAGGAATTACTAATGAAAAAACCAAAATATCAATTGATTATTGATTTTATAAAAGAAAAAATTGCTAAAGGGGAGTGGGCGATTGGAAGTCCCATACCAAGTCAACGTAATTTGGCAAAACAGTTTGAGGTTAATCGTAGTACAGTCATAACGGCGTTAGAGGAGCTGATGGCAGAAGGGCTACTAGAAGGTAAAGCTGGGAAGGAAACAGTCGTCACCAATAATACTTGGACTTTGATGGGGGCAAAATACTCGACTAACTGGAATGAAAACGTCACTTTAGGCATTCATAAACCCAGTGTATCTATGGTGCAGGAAATTAATCAGGCTGAATCGAATACGAATCTCATTCAATTGAGTAAGGGGGAGCTATCACCAGAAATGTTCCCCTTAGAAGAGATGAAATTCATCGTTCAAAAAATATCAAATCAATTGACCTCGTTTGGCTATGAAGAGCCGAAAGGTAATTTAAAATTACGCCAAGCCATTAGTGACTATTTAAAGGTAAGGGGTATCGAAGCATCACCTTCATCCATTCTCGTAGTTTCAGGTGCGCTCCAAGCTTTACATTTAATTTCAATTGGATTACTAAAAAGAGGTTCTACGGTATTGCTAGAGATGCCGTCCTATCTTTACTCGTTGACTGTTTTTGAGTCTGCGGGGATGGAGTTGCAAGGATTAGCGATGGACAAGGAGGGGCTAATCATCGATTCAATTTATTTGACAAAGGAAAAAGGAAAAAATATTTTATATACGATTCCAACCTTTCATAATCCTACAGGCGCCTTAATGCAAGAAAAGAGACGAGAGAAATTAATTGCTTATTGTGAAAGAGAGCAGCTGCCAGTTATAGAAGATGATGTGTACCACGATTTATGGATTGATAACCCACCACCTAAACCACTAAAAGCAATGGACCTTTATGGAAATGTATTATATGTTGGGAGTTTATCAAAAACCCTTAGTCCAGGATTACGAATTGGCTGGATAGTTGGCTCGGAGTCAGTTATTAATCGATTAGCGGATTTAAAAATGCAATCCGATTATGGATCAAGTACTCTTTCCCAGCTCGTTGCCGCAGAGTGGTTATCTAGTAATTTCTATGATAGTCATCTTGATAAAGTAAGAGAACAACTTAGGGTTCGTAGAAAAGTTGCTTTAGATGCACTGGATAAATATTTGAGTCCTTATGCTACGTGGGACATCCCAAAAGGTGGTTTGTTCATATGGGTAAAAATAAAACCTGAATTCAAAGTAAAAAGGCTATTTGAAAAAGCATTTTCCAATAATATTCTTCTAAATCCTGGTAGTATTTATGCAGAAAAGACTGGACAGTTTATACGAATCTCTTATGGGTATGCTTCACTCGATGAAATAAAGGTAGGCATATTCAAATTAAGCGAAATAATAAAAATTAAATAGATATAATGCTATAATTCTTTAGTGAATTAAAGCGGTTTCTGAATTTGAAATGAAAACAAATTATAAAATATTAGACAAATAAAATATTTTAGGTTAAAAAACAGCATAATGCATTTTATCAATTCACATCTAGGTGTTTTTTCTTTGATATCAAACTTAGTTAGTTTCATTATAGAAATTTGGAGAGTTGAATGTTTTTGTAACAATAAAGTTGTTAAGTTTACAATAAAGTCATAAAAGAATAGTAAAACTATTTATTTAACAACATTTCTTTAATAAGGAATGTGTCTTTGGGTTTGACTGGGAAAAATGTCGATGATTTTAAAATAGACACCGAAGTGTCTTATGTTTTTCAAATAAGCATACCGATAAATTGAAATTTAGTTACTTAATATTATGTTTATCTTGGGAGCGAGGTATTTTATCGGTGAGTGTATACAAACCATGTAATGCTTGCTGTTAATAATGCTGACGAAATCATAGCTGTAAGAACACTGTATGTTTGCCAAATAAGTATCGTGGACCAATCGATAGCACAGCACAGTATACCAAGGGAAATCGTAGCGATCAGGAAAATAACTGTTACAATTATTCTCTTTTTTGTCATTGGCCGGCGCTCATTCGTTTTCCTTCTGCGTAATCCTAAGAGAAATAGCAGAACGGCCAATAAGCAAA is a genomic window containing:
- a CDS encoding aminotransferase-like domain-containing protein — protein: MKKPKYQLIIDFIKEKIAKGEWAIGSPIPSQRNLAKQFEVNRSTVITALEELMAEGLLEGKAGKETVVTNNTWTLMGAKYSTNWNENVTLGIHKPSVSMVQEINQAESNTNLIQLSKGELSPEMFPLEEMKFIVQKISNQLTSFGYEEPKGNLKLRQAISDYLKVRGIEASPSSILVVSGALQALHLISIGLLKRGSTVLLEMPSYLYSLTVFESAGMELQGLAMDKEGLIIDSIYLTKEKGKNILYTIPTFHNPTGALMQEKRREKLIAYCEREQLPVIEDDVYHDLWIDNPPPKPLKAMDLYGNVLYVGSLSKTLSPGLRIGWIVGSESVINRLADLKMQSDYGSSTLSQLVAAEWLSSNFYDSHLDKVREQLRVRRKVALDALDKYLSPYATWDIPKGGLFIWVKIKPEFKVKRLFEKAFSNNILLNPGSIYAEKTGQFIRISYGYASLDEIKVGIFKLSEIIKIK